ACGAAAGACTTGGCACCTGCCACTCAGTAGGAAGGGAGAGCTTGGAACACAACCAACCAGATGTGAACGTGGGTTGTCTCTGGAGGTAGCTTAGTTTCCATTCTACCGGTAGGCTTTGTCagctctttctctcctctagCAAGGACCCACATAGACCATGGATGGTGGAGGAATGGAGCTGGTGACTAACAATTCAGTAGTTTGCGCAGAGACTGAAGACCGATGCTTTCTCCCTGAATCAGTTTATAATCCCTGACACAAGGGGGTGCTGATGAGCCCCCCAAGTTTGCCATCTAGTCCCATCTGGTCCCCCTCAATGTGATTTGGGGCACTTCACTAGCAGGGGcctgtttcttcacctgtaaaacgaAGTTGGACCAAATGGTGTCAGAGGTGCCTCCCAGATACTTGTTGCTTATTCTCATCATCTCCTCGGGACAGTCACCCAGCCAGTCTGGTGGAGAGAGCCTAGAGACTTGGGCTGAGGACTAGAGGAGTGAGATGGGAAGCTCCCGGGTGTGCACAGTCCCTCCACTGATACAGAACAACTCCTTCTCCATCCCTGACTTCTAGACAGTTCCCCAGAGTGTTGCCCAGACCTGAGGTCATTCTCCCAGGGTCccatttaaacccaagtctttccTGTCTCTGAGGCCAGTCTATCTGTCACGCTACACTTCTcaggggttcaaatccttcctttgatCGAAAAAGAACAAAGCGGTGTggcctctttttcttttaaagctttaccttgtcttaaaatcaatatgaagcgtcagctccaaggcagaagagcgataaggactaggcagtgggagctaagtgacttgtgcagggtcacccagctaggaagtgtccgaggccacaccggaacccaggacccccacatcgcaatcccctgagccaccctgCCTGTAGGACCTCAACGATCTCTCCGAGCTTCagctttctcctctataaaatgggtggGCTCTCGCAGGGGGTCTCTGAGGCAATAGTAAGCGCAGCATTtagtttacaaatatctcatttgatcctcacaagggAGGCGTTatcttattgccattttacagttgaggaaacggagACACAGAGGTTCTgtggcctgcccagggtcacccagctcctAAGTGCTGGGGGTCAGATTGGAACTCGGGGCTTCCCACTGCAGTGCCCCCCGCCTGTGCTAAGCACCCCTCCATCTTGTCCCCGCAGGCCGGCAGGGGCACCCGAGGCGCCCATCATCGTGGTGGGCAACAAGCGGGACCAGCAGCGGCAGCGCTTCAGCCCGCGGAGGGCCCTGGCTGTGCTGGTGAAGAAGAGCTGGAAGTGCGGCTACATGGAGTGCTCGGCCAAGTACAACTGGCACGTGGTCCTGCTCTTCAAGGAGCTGCTGAGCAGCGTCCTAGCGCGGGGCTGCAAGCACAGCCACCCGGCCATCCGCCTGCAGGGCGCGCTGCACCCCAACCGCTGCAGCCTCATGTGACCGTCCCGGGACAGGGAAGCCCGTCCGGATGCACCTTCGGCCCGAGCTGCCTAGCTGGAGCTGGGGAGGGGAGGCCGGACGCCGAGGGCCGGGCTGGGGAGGGGGGCCCCGCATGTGTCCTCAAGGGCTAGTCTTTCCTGCTCAGGGCCAAAGCGGACCGACTAAAGGAGAAGGAAGGCCCCGCGCCATCCCTGGGGGGTCGGGCCAGGAGGGACGGCCGCTGTGGACGGCTCAGGCTTGagcccctcctcctctcctcgcCTCGTGGCCGTGGCCGAGGCCTGAACTGGCGGCCATCGAACCCAAGCCATATGAGAATAAGGCAGGCGAGGGAGCGCCCCGAGCAGCAGCCccccagcctttgcttgaagccCCCCGGATGGGCCCGGCTCTGACCACGTCCCCCGCAATAGAACCTAAACTCGCCTCTCCGCATCCCGGCTTCTGTCCGGTCCTCGGGGGCCCTGAACACGGCTCCCTCAGTCACCCCTGGATGACACGGGCTCGAAGCCCTTCTCTGGATGCCGTCCAGCTAACAGTGGCCTTCCTGACGACAGCCAGTGTCTCGCCCccgtctgagcctcagtttccccaactgtagaATGAAGGGGGTTCCCTCGAGCTTCAAGGCAGCGCCAACCAAGCTGGGGCGCTTCCCCTCGGGAGAGCCCAGTGAGAGGCGCCGCTGGGCAGCCCCAAAGCTGGCCGGCTCAGGCGCGATGACCAGGGCCCGCCTGGAGGCCGCTGCCCTCGCATGCCCCCCCTAGCATGCCTGCCTTGGATCCTGCCCGTCCCGCCGGCGGCCGGCCTCAGCccagggtgggggaagggctcCGGGCGCCCCGCCGCCCCCCAATAAACACACCGAGGGCCATGGACGTTGATGACTTTACTGTCTTCAGCTCGGAATCTCTCCGGGCCAGGGAGGGCGACCGGGCGGGGGGGGAGGGCTCGGGGGGGCCTctcctctctcacacacactctctcaatatattaatttaaatacatCTGCTTTGCCCACTTATACAGTACAGGGAGGGACGGGGCGAGAAGGCAGCCGCGGGCTCCGCTCCCCTCTTTCCCTGACGTCGGTCCCTGCACTCCGGGAGTGGACGCCCGGCGGGTCGATGGACCTGCTTCGAACTAAGGCCAcgtaggaaggaagaaggggggtGACCGCGAGGGCCCCGCTCACATCCAGGCGCCCCCTTCCCGCCCGCTCTCGGCCCTCGGCACCCGGGCCAGGGGCTCTGGGAAGCCCGCCAGGGCCGCGTGCGGCTGGCAGGGCCTCTGGGGGGCCCGCGGGGTGGGGATGCGGGACGGCTTTCTGGCCGGCTGGTTGTCCGCCCGAGGACGGGCGCGGGGTCTCGGCGGGTCCGCGGCGGGGGAGGGCCTCCCTGGGCCCCCCTCGTCGTCCCCCGAGCCCACGCCCTGCGCCGTGCGCCAGCCCGCCTCGGGCACCTCCCGCACGTCGTCGAGGGCGCCGAGGCAGTAGTTACTCTCGTCGGAGGAGCTGGAGAGAGCCGGGGCCCTGCGGCGGGCCGCGGCCCGGGCGTCCCACGTCTCCCCGGAGCCGTTGGGGACGGCGGGGACCCCGTTGGGAGCGGGGCCTCCCCCGGGCGCGCCGGGCTTGCTGAAGAAGCTGAGGGAGGAGGACGAGGAGCTGGAGGAGCAGTACGCCGAGTCGGGGGCCGCGGGCTCGGGGGCGCTCGGGGGCGCCTGCGCCAGGGCGGCCCTCTCGGCCTCCAGCGCCTTCGAGTTGGCCAGGAATTCCTCCTCCAGGCGGCGGTAGAGCTGCTGCTCCTGCTTGGGGTCCAGCTGCAGGGGGGCCCGGAAGGTGCGGGCCAGCTCCTCGAGCTCCTGGCTCAGGGTATCCACCGCCCGCACGGGCCGGGGCGGCTCCGGGGCCGAGGGGGGCTGAGGCCGGGGCCGGGGCGGCGCGGGGCTCCCGGCCCTCGGGGTGCTCCGGCCAGAGCCGCCGGCCCGAGCCATCGAGTGCTGCCCGTCCGGGTCTCGGCGGATGAGGAGCGGCTGGTCCTCCCGGCCCTGGCTCCGGGCCCGCCGGGCAGGGCTCGGGGCCGTCGGCCGGGCATCTCTGGCACCGTGGGCCCCTCGGGGCCGGCCTCGCTCCTCCCCGCGGGGGCTGGGCCCGGGGCCCCGATCTCGGGACTCGCTCCGGGGCGCCGGGGGTCTCCTGAGGGCGGCCGGGACCCTGGCGCCCCGCTGGCTGCTCCCATCCTTCCGGGGCCCCGGGGACCCCTCTTCGGCCCGGCAGCAGCCCAAGACGCCGCTCTGTGCGGAGGAAGCCGACGAGTCGCTGTCCCCGGAGCAGCGGCGGGACCTTGGGGGCCTGGGGAGACACGAGGAGCGGGGCGCCCCGTGAGGgaagccccccacccccaggccagCCAGCAGGCCCCTCCCCCGCCACAGAGGAAGGGGGGCTGGGCTGTTAGCTTGGTTGCCGTGGAAACAGGAAGCCTGCCACACTTTTCCCTGGGAATGACTCATCGCTGGGCTGGCGGGcagcttctctcttcctttggcCCAGACCGGATGCGCGGCAGCTCGGCCCAAGTAACCCATTGAGGACCGGACTGGCCCGCGTGggcagcccccccacccccccagcccGCCCCCGGCCCTACCTGTGTGCACTGGACTGTCGCGTGTCGGGACCATCGCGATGAGCTCGGGGGCCGGCGGAGGCCTGGGGGGAGCCTGTTCCTCCGGCCCCGAGGCGGGCAGGGAGCCCCTCTGTCCGAGAGCCGCGGCGCTCCCCTCCTGGGCCGGAGCCCCCCGCGTCCGGCCAGCGCTGCGCCCCGGGGCTCGAGGCCCGGGGGCTGGGGACGGGGGACACCTTCTGTGGGGAGAAGGCCAGGGCCCGGGGCTGGGGCAGCCGGTGGGCTGCGGAGACAGAGGGGGGCGGTCATCCTGGGGAGCCCGGGGCACCCCTTTCTCAAGTTAACC
This sequence is a window from Monodelphis domestica isolate mMonDom1 chromosome 3, mMonDom1.pri, whole genome shotgun sequence. Protein-coding genes within it:
- the GAS2L1 gene encoding GAS2-like protein 1, encoding MAEKETSNIQCSASKSIRPFRSSEEYLDAMKEDLAEWLNALYGLAVPGGGGGFLEALETGAVLCRHANNVNGIARDFAGARPEAAARLRLPAREVVFQAHGVAPGSFLARDNVSNFIAWCRGELGIPDVLMFETDDLVLRKNEKNFVLCLLEVARRGSKFGVLAPMLIQLEEEIEEELRDQAQQPGPPTAAGDPDKDRQPDPASGMGACPGRGPRMTLCDLRNLDELVREILGRCTCPDQFPMIKVSEGKYRVGDSSALIFVRVLRSHVMVRVGGGWDTLEHYLDKHDPCRCASVSHRLPQPRALAFSPQKVSPVPSPRASSPGAQRWPDAGGSGPGGERRGSRTEGLPARLGAGGTGSPQASAGPRAHRDGPDTRQSSAHRPPRSRRCSGDSDSSASSAQSGVLGCCRAEEGSPGPRKDGSSQRGARVPAALRRPPAPRSESRDRGPGPSPRGEERGRPRGAHGARDARPTAPSPARRARSQGREDQPLLIRRDPDGQHSMARAGGSGRSTPRAGSPAPPRPRPQPPSAPEPPRPVRAVDTLSQELEELARTFRAPLQLDPKQEQQLYRRLEEEFLANSKALEAERAALAQAPPSAPEPAAPDSAYCSSSSSSSSLSFFSKPGAPGGGPAPNGVPAVPNGSGETWDARAAARRRAPALSSSSDESNYCLGALDDVREVPEAGWRTAQGVGSGDDEGGPGRPSPAADPPRPRARPRADNQPARKPSRIPTPRAPQRPCQPHAALAGFPEPLARVPRAESGREGGAWM